One region of Flavobacterium pisciphilum genomic DNA includes:
- a CDS encoding AMP-binding protein translates to MSKITYKNVHNFFKLNGDHFNGEDLSQIAYSFVKEGEAYERAIGEFILDWFDNKSYIKITTSGTTGAPKVIKLEKQAMIESALATGDFFDLHPGNKALHCLPTQYIAGKMMIVRSLILGLDVDFVAPSLHPLTNNNTKYDFVAMVPLQVQNSLAALKNVKKLIVGGAAMDATLIKSVSKLKTKVYETYGMTETITHIAAKQVGEKAFTVLPHAKISQDDRNCLVINAPTISSETIVTNDIVELVNDHQFIFLGRIDNVINSGGIKLIPEQIEEKLSGKIDARYFVIGVPDTALGEKLVLVIEGEKHPVDNAIFDSLDKYQKPKEIIFVPKFKETENGKIIRKKSYLYNL, encoded by the coding sequence ATGTCAAAAATAACATATAAAAACGTTCACAATTTCTTCAAACTAAATGGAGACCATTTTAATGGAGAAGACTTGTCTCAGATAGCGTATAGCTTCGTAAAAGAAGGCGAAGCATACGAAAGAGCCATTGGAGAATTCATTCTAGATTGGTTTGATAATAAATCATACATCAAGATAACAACTTCTGGTACAACAGGAGCTCCAAAGGTAATAAAGCTAGAAAAGCAAGCCATGATTGAATCGGCTCTTGCAACGGGAGATTTCTTTGATTTACATCCAGGAAACAAAGCATTACATTGCTTACCTACCCAGTATATTGCTGGAAAAATGATGATTGTAAGAAGTTTGATTCTAGGATTGGATGTAGATTTTGTTGCACCTAGCCTTCATCCTCTCACAAACAACAACACTAAATACGATTTTGTAGCAATGGTTCCTTTACAGGTTCAAAATTCCTTAGCTGCACTTAAAAATGTAAAGAAACTTATTGTAGGTGGCGCTGCAATGGATGCCACTCTTATAAAAAGTGTGTCCAAACTAAAAACAAAGGTGTATGAAACTTACGGCATGACCGAAACCATTACACATATTGCGGCTAAACAAGTTGGCGAAAAAGCATTTACTGTTTTACCTCATGCAAAAATATCTCAAGACGATAGAAATTGCCTTGTTATTAATGCCCCAACAATTTCTAGCGAGACAATCGTTACCAATGATATAGTAGAATTGGTAAACGATCATCAGTTTATCTTTTTAGGAAGAATTGACAATGTTATCAATAGTGGCGGAATAAAATTGATTCCTGAGCAAATTGAAGAAAAACTTTCTGGAAAAATAGATGCTCGTTATTTTGTAATCGGTGTTCCAGATACTGCTCTTGGAGAAAAATTAGTTTTGGTTATCGAAGGCGAAAAACATCCTGTTGACAATGCAATCTTTGATAGTCTCGATAAGTATCAAAAACCGAAAGAAATTATTTTTGTTCCTAAATTTAAAGAAACTGAGAACGGAAAAATCATTCGTAAAAAAAGTTATCTATATAATTTATAG
- a CDS encoding outer membrane beta-barrel family protein — MKKNQLILMLVFLFTSMLSFAQQPGAQRPKVKVTGKVVEKTTNQPLEYATITLVNAKNPKALAGGITNNKGEFSVDAAPGVYDIKIEFISFKVIEINQKKITDNIDLGQFALSEDANQLNEVVVRAEKSTVEIKLDKKVYNVGQDMIVKGGTVSDVLDNVPSVSVDTEGNVSLRGSDNIRILIDGRPSNAINVAEALRQIPADAIDKVEVITNPSARYDAEGGSGLINIILKKGKNQGFNGTFIASGGIPEAYGVSANANYKTEKLNYFTTAGYNHRTNEGGGLTNSEYFNPDGTTNRFLDEDRDTKRIRNGFNGRAGVEWVITPTTFWTNAINYQKNSGDDTDLINYNNFDAGRNFTKATYRLNDGVSASENVEYTSNLIKNFNDKGHKLTVDASISRNTDDNNSIITGTQGFNNTLNDQVQKQVQLQADYVLPISEGSRFEAGYKGSFGDLNNKYFVLDDQEARIDALSNTLEYKENINALYTQFGSKIKDTKFSYLLGLRWEDTNIEVNLLDTKEFNTKKYNNLFPSAFLSYEISDQSNFTASYSKRLSRPRGRFMNPAANYSSNINIFQGNPDLDPSLTDKYDIGYIKRWDKVTFNTSAYFEDTKDVFSFVRSPTGRFEDGIPVILSKPINLGKEQKFGFEFTLNYTPFKWWRVNSNFNLYNVKTTGEHSYIDANNVVVVQNLDNKANSWYARINSKLTLPYKIDWQLTAMYNGEQKTAQGKNLAMFGMNTAFSKDILKDKATVAFNISDIFNSRIMKSYTYLENQTSYGEMQFRKRQFNLSFTYRFNKPKNEKEKGPKNDGEGGGEFPG; from the coding sequence ATGAAAAAAAATCAATTAATCCTCATGCTTGTATTCCTTTTTACAAGCATGCTAAGTTTTGCTCAGCAGCCAGGTGCGCAAAGACCAAAAGTTAAAGTTACTGGAAAGGTTGTTGAGAAAACAACAAACCAACCACTTGAATATGCCACAATTACTTTGGTAAATGCCAAAAATCCCAAAGCACTTGCAGGAGGAATTACCAATAATAAAGGAGAATTTAGTGTAGACGCTGCCCCAGGTGTTTACGATATTAAAATTGAGTTTATTTCATTTAAGGTAATTGAAATCAATCAAAAGAAGATTACAGATAATATCGATTTAGGGCAATTTGCTTTATCAGAAGATGCAAATCAACTTAATGAAGTTGTAGTTCGTGCTGAGAAATCTACAGTCGAAATAAAACTAGACAAGAAAGTATATAATGTAGGTCAGGATATGATTGTAAAGGGCGGAACGGTAAGTGATGTTCTTGACAATGTACCATCTGTTTCTGTTGATACAGAGGGAAATGTAAGTTTAAGAGGAAGTGATAACATTCGTATTTTAATTGATGGAAGACCGTCAAACGCTATAAATGTTGCCGAAGCATTGCGTCAGATTCCAGCGGATGCAATTGATAAAGTTGAGGTAATCACAAATCCTTCTGCACGTTATGATGCCGAAGGAGGTTCAGGGTTAATAAACATCATCCTTAAAAAAGGAAAAAACCAAGGTTTTAATGGAACTTTTATTGCCTCAGGAGGAATTCCAGAAGCGTATGGAGTTAGTGCAAATGCAAACTATAAAACCGAAAAATTAAACTATTTCACTACAGCAGGATATAACCACAGAACAAATGAAGGTGGAGGTTTAACTAATTCAGAGTATTTTAATCCTGACGGAACAACCAATCGTTTTCTAGATGAAGATAGAGATACTAAAAGAATCAGAAATGGTTTTAACGGAAGAGCAGGAGTAGAATGGGTAATTACTCCAACTACTTTTTGGACAAATGCGATAAATTATCAAAAGAATTCAGGAGACGACACAGACTTGATTAACTATAATAATTTTGATGCAGGACGTAATTTTACAAAAGCAACCTACCGTTTGAATGATGGTGTTTCAGCTAGTGAAAATGTAGAGTACACATCAAATTTGATAAAAAACTTCAACGACAAAGGACATAAGCTTACTGTAGATGCATCGATTTCTCGAAATACAGATGATAACAATAGTATAATCACAGGAACTCAAGGGTTTAATAATACATTAAATGATCAGGTTCAAAAGCAAGTACAATTACAAGCAGATTATGTACTTCCTATAAGTGAGGGAAGCAGGTTTGAAGCAGGATATAAAGGAAGTTTTGGGGATTTGAATAATAAATATTTTGTTTTAGATGATCAAGAAGCAAGAATAGATGCTTTATCAAACACTTTAGAGTATAAAGAAAACATAAATGCACTTTACACGCAATTTGGATCTAAAATAAAAGATACTAAGTTTTCATATCTTTTAGGATTGCGTTGGGAGGATACTAATATTGAAGTTAATTTATTAGATACTAAAGAATTCAATACTAAGAAATACAACAACTTGTTCCCAAGTGCATTTCTTAGTTATGAAATATCAGATCAAAGTAATTTTACAGCTAGTTATAGCAAACGTTTATCAAGACCAAGAGGACGTTTTATGAATCCAGCAGCAAATTACTCAAGTAATATTAATATTTTTCAAGGAAACCCAGACTTAGATCCATCACTAACTGATAAATATGATATCGGATATATCAAGCGTTGGGATAAAGTAACTTTTAATACTTCAGCTTATTTCGAAGATACAAAAGATGTATTTAGTTTTGTACGATCTCCTACAGGTAGATTCGAAGATGGAATTCCAGTTATTTTGAGCAAACCAATTAATTTAGGAAAAGAACAAAAATTCGGTTTCGAGTTCACACTGAATTATACGCCATTTAAATGGTGGAGAGTAAACAGTAACTTTAATCTTTATAACGTAAAAACTACAGGTGAGCATAGTTATATTGATGCAAACAATGTTGTTGTTGTGCAAAACCTTGACAATAAAGCAAATTCATGGTATGCAAGAATCAACTCAAAATTGACTTTACCATACAAAATCGATTGGCAGTTAACAGCGATGTATAATGGAGAGCAAAAAACAGCTCAAGGTAAAAACTTAGCTATGTTTGGTATGAATACAGCTTTTAGCAAAGACATTCTTAAAGATAAAGCAACAGTAGCATTTAACATAAGTGATATCTTCAATTCTAGAATAATGAAATCATATACTTATTTAGAGAATCAAACTTCGTATGGAGAAATGCAATTCCGTAAGAGACAGTTTAATTTATCATTTACTTATAGATTCAATAAGCCTAAAAATGAAAAAGAAAAAGGGCCTAAGAATGATGGTGAAGGTGGAGGAGAATTTCCTGGATAA
- a CDS encoding CPBP family intramembrane glutamic endopeptidase has protein sequence MFLEQGVKKENKFWKYLLGSAFIISASFIGQIPLTLAILYQTLVNKIPYPTSEAGIMKIFESNVTLFLILISFVFALAGVYFVVRYIHHQTLLSVTTSRPKVDWSRILFSFVLWGVFTAILTVLLYYLSPEDFVINFKPVPFAILFIIATILIPIQTSTEEYVFRGYLMQGFANLARNKWFPLIMTSSIFGVMHIFNPEVSKMGYIIMVYYIGTGLFLGIITLMDEGMELALGFHAANNLVGALLVTADWSVFQTHSVFKDISDPSAGIDVILPVIIIYPIMLFIFSKKYNWTNWKEKLTGKIVIKD, from the coding sequence ATGTTTTTAGAACAAGGAGTTAAAAAAGAAAACAAATTTTGGAAATACTTACTAGGATCTGCCTTTATAATATCGGCCTCTTTTATTGGTCAAATTCCACTTACACTTGCTATTCTATATCAAACTCTTGTTAATAAAATTCCGTATCCAACTAGCGAAGCTGGTATAATGAAAATTTTCGAGTCTAATGTAACGTTATTTCTCATCTTGATTTCGTTTGTATTTGCTTTAGCTGGAGTATATTTTGTTGTACGCTATATCCATCATCAAACCCTTTTATCAGTAACTACCTCTAGACCAAAAGTAGATTGGAGTCGCATCTTGTTTTCATTTGTACTTTGGGGAGTTTTTACAGCTATACTAACCGTTTTACTTTATTACCTAAGTCCTGAAGACTTTGTAATTAATTTCAAACCTGTTCCCTTTGCCATTTTATTCATAATTGCTACTATTTTAATCCCTATTCAAACCAGTACCGAAGAATATGTTTTTCGTGGTTATTTAATGCAGGGATTTGCAAATTTGGCTAGAAATAAATGGTTTCCGTTAATAATGACTTCCTCTATATTTGGGGTAATGCATATTTTTAACCCTGAGGTTTCTAAGATGGGCTACATCATTATGGTATATTACATTGGTACTGGCTTATTTTTAGGAATTATAACTTTAATGGATGAAGGTATGGAACTGGCACTCGGTTTTCATGCTGCCAATAATTTAGTGGGTGCACTATTGGTTACTGCCGATTGGTCCGTATTCCAAACACATTCTGTTTTTAAAGACATCTCCGACCCTTCTGCTGGCATCGATGTTATTTTACCAGTAATTATCATTTATCCTATCATGCTATTTATTTTTAGCAAAAAATACAACTGGACGAATTGGAAAGAAAAATTAACGGGTAAAATCGTTATCAAAGATTAA
- a CDS encoding multicopper oxidase domain-containing protein, translating to MKNYSILILLLFAISTTAQKIVRYDLYVKDTLVNFTGKSKRAIAVNGQIPMPTLTFTEGDIAEIHVHNQLKEATSLHWHGIFLPNQEDGVPFLTQMPIKPGETHVYKFPVIQNGTHWYHSHSGMQEQIGMYGSLVMKKKTDDPDFRKGIDDLPTFPVILSEWTDYNPDNVHRMLHNASDWFAIKKGTTQSYTEAIKAGHFKTKVNNEWKRMLAMDVSDVYYDAFLINGKKESEFPGPFKAGDKVRLRISNGGASSYFWLTYAGGKITVVANDGNDVVPVEVDRLIIGVSETYDVVVTIPVDDTAFEFLATPEDRTKSTSIYLGKGIKQLTSPLPKLDYFEGMKMMNGMMNMDGTMNEMGMGMSLQKMDMNAVMYPEITGSASKEMKHTSEEPMKMDADEKMDHSKHQMDSSADIVTLNYSMLKSPTVTTLPKDAPVRELRFELTGNMNRYMWSMDNKVLSESDKILIKKGETLRIVLYNNSMMRHPMHLHGHDFRVLNGQGEYSPLKNVLDIMPMETDTIEFSANADGDWFFHCHILYHMMAGMNRVFSYENSAPNPLLPDKEWAYRELQKESNMSHLMAENDFATNGNDGRAMVQNARWSFGTEWRLGYNDKHGYETETHIGRYIGKNQWFMPFIGFDWRYRKFGHDEVEKNAFGQKNTKDNRSVLSIGADYTLPWLIIAQAEVFTDGNVRFQLSREDIPISPRLRMAFMVNTDKEYMGGLKYILTKNSGISTHYDSDMGWGFGLTLNY from the coding sequence ATGAAAAATTATTCAATACTTATATTGTTGCTTTTTGCGATAAGTACGACGGCACAAAAAATAGTGAGATATGATTTATATGTAAAAGATACGTTGGTAAATTTCACAGGTAAATCAAAAAGAGCAATTGCAGTTAATGGACAAATTCCTATGCCAACGCTCACTTTTACAGAAGGAGATATTGCCGAAATTCATGTGCATAATCAATTAAAAGAAGCAACTTCCCTGCATTGGCATGGGATATTCTTACCAAATCAAGAAGACGGAGTTCCTTTTCTTACCCAAATGCCAATAAAACCAGGAGAAACACATGTGTATAAATTTCCTGTTATTCAAAACGGAACACATTGGTATCATAGCCATAGCGGTATGCAAGAACAAATTGGGATGTATGGTTCATTGGTAATGAAGAAAAAAACGGATGATCCTGATTTCAGAAAAGGAATTGACGATTTGCCAACCTTTCCAGTTATTTTGAGCGAATGGACAGACTATAATCCAGATAATGTACATCGAATGTTGCATAATGCTTCGGATTGGTTTGCAATTAAAAAAGGGACAACTCAAAGTTATACTGAAGCTATAAAAGCGGGTCATTTTAAAACCAAAGTCAATAACGAATGGAAACGTATGTTGGCAATGGACGTAAGTGATGTATATTACGATGCATTTTTAATTAATGGAAAAAAAGAAAGTGAATTTCCTGGGCCTTTCAAAGCAGGAGATAAAGTTCGTTTGAGGATTTCTAATGGAGGAGCATCTTCTTATTTTTGGTTGACCTATGCAGGAGGAAAAATAACTGTTGTAGCCAATGATGGAAACGATGTGGTTCCTGTAGAAGTAGACCGATTAATTATTGGAGTATCAGAAACCTATGATGTTGTTGTAACGATTCCAGTTGATGATACTGCTTTTGAGTTTTTAGCAACGCCTGAAGACCGAACAAAATCAACTTCTATTTATTTAGGAAAAGGGATAAAACAATTAACAAGTCCATTGCCAAAACTTGATTATTTCGAAGGAATGAAAATGATGAATGGCATGATGAACATGGATGGAACCATGAATGAGATGGGAATGGGCATGAGTTTGCAAAAGATGGATATGAATGCAGTAATGTATCCTGAAATAACTGGAAGTGCATCTAAAGAAATGAAACATACTTCAGAAGAACCTATGAAAATGGATGCTGATGAGAAAATGGATCATTCAAAGCATCAAATGGATAGTTCTGCAGATATTGTAACATTAAATTACAGTATGCTCAAATCACCAACTGTAACTACATTACCAAAAGATGCTCCAGTTAGAGAATTACGTTTCGAATTAACTGGAAACATGAATCGGTATATGTGGAGTATGGACAATAAAGTATTGTCAGAGTCAGATAAGATTTTAATAAAAAAAGGAGAGACTTTACGAATTGTATTATATAATAATTCGATGATGCGACACCCAATGCACTTGCATGGTCATGATTTTAGAGTGTTAAATGGTCAGGGTGAATATTCACCATTAAAAAATGTTTTGGACATTATGCCAATGGAAACTGATACAATTGAGTTCAGTGCAAATGCCGATGGAGATTGGTTTTTTCATTGCCACATTTTATATCACATGATGGCGGGAATGAATCGTGTTTTTAGTTATGAAAACTCAGCACCAAATCCGTTATTACCAGATAAAGAATGGGCGTATAGAGAGTTGCAGAAAGAAAGTAATATGAGTCATCTGATGGCTGAAAATGATTTTGCAACCAATGGGAATGACGGTAGAGCAATGGTGCAAAATGCACGTTGGAGTTTTGGTACAGAATGGAGATTAGGGTATAATGACAAACACGGTTATGAAACTGAAACCCACATTGGGCGGTATATTGGTAAAAATCAATGGTTCATGCCGTTTATAGGATTTGATTGGCGTTATAGAAAATTTGGACATGATGAGGTCGAAAAAAATGCCTTTGGACAAAAAAACACTAAAGACAATCGTTCGGTATTAAGTATTGGTGCCGATTATACATTGCCTTGGTTGATAATAGCTCAAGCCGAAGTCTTTACAGATGGGAATGTACGATTCCAGTTATCCAGAGAAGATATTCCGATTTCGCCAAGATTACGAATGGCTTTTATGGTCAATACAGATAAAGAATATATGGGAGGTTTAAAGTATATCCTAACTAAGAATTCTGGAATTTCAACACATTATGATAGTGATATGGGTTGGGGATTTGGCTTAACGCTTAATTATTGA
- the arsC gene encoding arsenate reductase (glutaredoxin) (This arsenate reductase requires both glutathione and glutaredoxin to convert arsenate to arsenite, after which the efflux transporter formed by ArsA and ArsB can extrude the arsenite from the cell, providing resistance.) encodes MIQIYHNPRCGKSRNCLAFIENTKQDFEIIPYLTETPSFDALKELLQKLSLKPIELVRTKEKIWTDNFKNKPLTDTEIIQAMVDNPILIERPIVVKEGKAIIGRDLELVKPFLETL; translated from the coding sequence ATGATACAAATATATCACAATCCACGTTGCGGGAAATCAAGAAATTGCCTGGCTTTTATCGAAAACACAAAACAAGATTTTGAGATAATCCCTTATCTTACCGAGACACCTTCATTTGATGCATTAAAAGAATTGCTTCAAAAATTAAGTCTGAAACCGATAGAATTAGTTAGAACTAAAGAAAAAATTTGGACAGATAATTTCAAAAATAAGCCCTTAACAGATACCGAAATTATACAGGCAATGGTTGATAATCCGATTCTAATCGAAAGACCAATTGTGGTTAAAGAGGGAAAAGCTATCATAGGAAGAGATTTAGAATTGGTAAAGCCTTTTTTAGAAACATTATAA
- a CDS encoding helix-turn-helix domain-containing protein: MKLYIKNMVCSRCNMVVKSELEKLGLHPITVELGEVEIQEATIDSLKEDLVNVLHSLGFELIDDKKSKIIEKAKTLIIDLVHHKNNDLNSNLSHYLANELQHDYNSLSNLFTEVEGTTIEKYFISQKIEKVKELLIYDELNLSEIAYQLQYSSVAHLSNQFKKVTGFSPSYYKQLKGKKRKQIEDL, translated from the coding sequence ATGAAGCTATACATTAAAAACATGGTTTGCAGCCGCTGTAATATGGTCGTGAAGTCTGAGTTGGAAAAACTCGGGCTTCATCCGATTACTGTTGAACTAGGAGAAGTCGAAATACAAGAAGCAACAATTGACTCTTTAAAAGAGGACTTAGTGAATGTCTTACACTCTTTAGGTTTTGAACTTATTGATGATAAAAAAAGTAAGATTATTGAGAAAGCCAAAACATTGATTATCGATTTGGTACATCATAAAAATAATGATCTTAATTCCAATTTATCCCATTATTTGGCAAATGAACTGCAACACGATTATAATTCGTTGAGTAATCTTTTTACAGAAGTAGAAGGGACAACTATTGAAAAATATTTTATCTCTCAAAAAATTGAAAAGGTAAAAGAGTTACTTATATATGATGAGCTAAATTTAAGCGAAATTGCTTATCAGCTTCAATATAGCAGTGTGGCACATTTGAGTAATCAATTCAAAAAAGTAACTGGGTTTTCTCCAAGTTATTATAAACAGCTTAAAGGTAAAAAACGGAAACAAATAGAAGATTTGTAA
- a CDS encoding heavy metal translocating P-type ATPase — translation MTHTYTITGMTCDGCRSKVEKALNAIEGIEANVTLNPPLATITMEKHIPTEQLQEALTAVGKYTIEMAMNHEHEKPAVKSCCSTTAGHDHKKVVVPHNHAGGKYYCPMHCEGEKMYDKAGDCPVCGMDLVQEPAAIQVQQYTCPMHPEVITNGPGSCPICGMDLVPMEPTDTEENKVYKELLFKMKIAILFTVPIFFIAMIEMMHDNPLLKIMDVGKWNLVQLLFSLPVMFYAGWMFFVRAWKSIVTWNLNMFTLIGIGTGVAFLFSIVGMFFPDVFPDEFKSEHGTIHLYFEAATVIITLVLLGQLLEARGHSQTSGAIKELLKLAPTEATLVIDGVDKVIAIHDIKKGDLLRVKPGDKIPVDGKITDGESTIDESMITGEPIPVDKKLGDAVSSGTINGNKSFIMIAEKVGSETLLSQIIQMVNNASRSRAPIQKLADSIAKYFVPIVVVISILTFFIWAKFGPEPAMVYGFINAIAVLIIACPCALGLATPMSVMVGVGKGAQSGILIKNAEALENMNKVNVLITDKTGTITEGKPSVEKIVALQYSEDELLQHIASLNQYSEHPLAEAVVKFAKAKNISLIKVDDFENIAGKGVIGTVVDKKIALGNKKLMEQVGAAISDTIEERIVTEQKFGKTVSYIAVDKSVVGFVTITDAIKATSAAAIKELMRQGVEVIMLTGDNINTAKAVADELHLTSFQAGCLPEDKLKVIEKLQAEGKVVAMAGDGINDAPALAQSDIGIAMGTGTDVAIESAKITLVKGDLQGIVKAKNLSHAVMDNIKQNLFFAFIYNVLGVPVAAGVLYPFFGILLSPMIAALAMSFSSVSVIVNALRLRSLKL, via the coding sequence ATGACTCATACGTATACAATCACTGGAATGACTTGCGATGGATGCCGTTCTAAAGTAGAAAAAGCATTAAATGCTATTGAAGGAATTGAGGCAAATGTTACTTTAAATCCTCCATTAGCGACTATTACAATGGAAAAGCATATTCCAACAGAACAACTACAAGAAGCTTTAACAGCTGTTGGAAAGTATACTATTGAAATGGCAATGAATCATGAACACGAGAAACCTGCAGTCAAATCATGTTGCAGTACAACTGCAGGTCATGATCATAAAAAAGTAGTTGTGCCACATAATCATGCAGGAGGGAAATATTATTGTCCGATGCATTGTGAAGGTGAAAAAATGTATGATAAAGCTGGAGACTGCCCTGTATGCGGAATGGATTTAGTACAAGAGCCAGCCGCTATTCAGGTTCAGCAATATACATGTCCGATGCATCCAGAAGTGATAACTAATGGACCAGGTTCATGCCCAATTTGTGGCATGGATTTAGTACCCATGGAGCCAACGGATACAGAAGAAAATAAAGTATATAAAGAGTTGTTGTTTAAAATGAAAATAGCAATACTCTTTACTGTTCCTATCTTTTTTATTGCCATGATTGAGATGATGCACGATAATCCGTTACTTAAAATAATGGATGTTGGGAAATGGAATTTAGTACAATTGCTCTTCTCGCTTCCCGTGATGTTTTATGCAGGCTGGATGTTTTTTGTTCGTGCATGGAAATCAATAGTAACTTGGAATTTAAATATGTTTACCCTTATTGGAATTGGTACAGGGGTAGCATTTTTGTTTAGCATTGTAGGAATGTTTTTTCCAGATGTTTTTCCAGATGAATTTAAATCAGAACACGGAACAATTCATCTTTATTTTGAAGCAGCAACAGTAATTATTACGCTGGTTTTATTAGGACAATTGTTAGAAGCTAGAGGACACAGTCAAACAAGTGGTGCCATAAAAGAATTATTAAAATTAGCTCCCACAGAGGCAACTTTGGTTATTGATGGAGTTGATAAAGTAATTGCTATTCATGATATTAAAAAAGGGGATTTACTACGTGTTAAACCAGGAGATAAAATTCCGGTAGACGGAAAAATTACAGATGGAGAAAGTACGATAGATGAATCTATGATTACAGGTGAACCGATTCCTGTAGATAAAAAGCTAGGTGATGCAGTATCTTCAGGTACTATAAACGGAAACAAATCATTTATTATGATTGCAGAAAAAGTAGGCTCAGAAACCTTGCTTTCGCAAATCATACAAATGGTTAATAATGCGAGCCGTTCAAGAGCTCCGATTCAGAAATTAGCAGATAGTATAGCAAAATATTTTGTTCCAATTGTTGTTGTTATTTCGATACTTACCTTTTTTATCTGGGCTAAATTTGGTCCAGAGCCAGCAATGGTTTACGGATTTATTAATGCTATTGCAGTATTAATAATTGCTTGTCCATGTGCATTAGGACTGGCAACACCAATGTCTGTAATGGTAGGAGTAGGTAAAGGTGCTCAATCAGGAATTCTGATAAAAAATGCAGAAGCTTTAGAGAATATGAATAAAGTGAATGTTCTGATTACTGATAAAACTGGAACAATTACAGAGGGAAAGCCTTCGGTAGAAAAAATTGTTGCACTACAATATTCAGAGGACGAGTTACTACAACATATTGCATCTTTAAATCAGTATAGTGAACATCCTTTGGCAGAGGCAGTAGTGAAATTTGCAAAAGCTAAAAATATCTCTTTGATAAAAGTTGATGATTTTGAAAATATCGCAGGTAAAGGGGTTATCGGAACTGTTGTCGATAAGAAGATTGCATTAGGGAATAAAAAACTAATGGAACAAGTAGGAGCAGCTATTTCTGATACTATTGAAGAAAGGATAGTTACTGAGCAAAAATTTGGAAAAACAGTTTCTTATATCGCAGTAGATAAAAGTGTAGTAGGGTTTGTAACGATAACCGATGCTATAAAAGCAACTAGTGCAGCTGCTATAAAAGAATTAATGCGTCAAGGAGTTGAAGTAATAATGCTTACAGGAGATAATATAAATACCGCCAAAGCAGTTGCAGACGAATTGCATTTGACTTCTTTTCAAGCAGGTTGTTTACCAGAAGATAAATTAAAAGTAATCGAGAAATTACAAGCTGAAGGAAAAGTTGTAGCTATGGCAGGAGATGGTATAAATGATGCACCAGCTTTGGCACAATCAGATATCGGAATTGCAATGGGAACAGGAACAGATGTTGCGATAGAAAGTGCTAAGATCACTTTGGTAAAAGGAGATTTACAAGGAATTGTAAAAGCCAAAAACTTGAGTCATGCTGTAATGGACAACATCAAGCAAAACCTATTCTTTGCTTTTATATACAACGTATTGGGAGTGCCAGTTGCAGCGGGAGTTTTATATCCGTTTTTTGGAATATTACTTTCTCCTATGATTGCTGCTTTGGCAATGAGTTTTAGTTCAGTGTCAGTTATTGTGAATGCATTGCGATTAAGAAGTCTAAAACTTTAA